The Vannielia litorea nucleotide sequence GGGCGAAAGCCGGGTGCAGGCTGAAGGCGGAAAGGAACCGCCATGCGCCGCCCGGATTTCGACGACCCCGATCTGCCGCTCTCCGAGCTCTTCGCGGCCTGGCCCGAGATGGTGGCGGCCTTCCTCGAGCGCAAGATGCTCTGCCCCGGCTGCCCGATCGCGCCGTTTCACGCCATCACCGACGCCTGCCTGGAGTATGATCTGGACGAAGATGACTTTCGCGCCGAACTGGAGCAGCGCGCCTGCGGCCGCCTCAGGGATGCGCCTCGCTGAGCACCACAAGCGCGTGCGGATCGGTGACGGTGATGTGCTTGCGCGTCGATTCCACGATCCCGTCCTTCTGCCAGGCCGAGAGCAGCCGGCTCACCGTGTGCAGGGTCGTGCCCGTCATGTCCGAAATGTTTTGCCGGGTGATCGGAAAGGCGATCTCGATTCCCTCCGGCACCTTCCGCCCGCTCTGGGTGACCATCCGCAGCAATGCACAGGCCACCCGCTTCTCCACCGCCTGGGTCGCCATCTCCGTCAGCGTCTCCTGGATCTGGCCGAGCCGCTGGCCGAGGGTCTTGTAGGTCTCCGAGGCAAAGCCGGGGTAGCGCGCCGTGAAATCCGCCCACAGCCGCACCGGCCACGACAACGCAATACTCTCGGCCGCCGCGATGGCGGTGGCCGGGTAGGTGTCGCGATGCAGTGCGGGGGCGATGCCGAAGAGTTGGCCCGGCGAGATGTGCAGCACGATGATCTGCTCGCCCCCCGGAGTGGTCCGCACCACCCGCAGGTAGCCGTCGAGCAGCAGGTAGAAGCGGTCGGCAGCATCGCTCTCGCGGAAGATCTCGGTCCCTTCCTCGTAGCGGCGGGACACGGCGGCATCGAGGATCTCGCGAATCTGGTCACGGTCCAGTTGCGAGAACGGGGGCAGGCCGGTCAGCAGGCTTTCGTCGAGCTTGGGCACTTTCAGTCCGGGAGTTTGTTTCAG carries:
- a CDS encoding DUF1858 domain-containing protein, with the translated sequence MRRPDFDDPDLPLSELFAAWPEMVAAFLERKMLCPGCPIAPFHAITDACLEYDLDEDDFRAELEQRACGRLRDAPR
- a CDS encoding Crp/Fnr family transcriptional regulator, with product MPKLDESLLTGLPPFSQLDRDQIREILDAAVSRRYEEGTEIFRESDAADRFYLLLDGYLRVVRTTPGGEQIIVLHISPGQLFGIAPALHRDTYPATAIAAAESIALSWPVRLWADFTARYPGFASETYKTLGQRLGQIQETLTEMATQAVEKRVACALLRMVTQSGRKVPEGIEIAFPITRQNISDMTGTTLHTVSRLLSAWQKDGIVESTRKHITVTDPHALVVLSEAHP